The Gemmatimonadales bacterium region TGCTCGACGCGGAACAAACGCGTGTGGGCGACGGTTTCGGTGCCGGTGACGATGGGTTTGCGGGTCATGGCGCGGGCTCGGTGCTATATTCTAGTCCGACGGGGATGCATCCACACCCTGCGTTGGAGACCGCATGATTGTCACCGAAGAACAGAGCGACCGCCTCAAAGTGCACGTATACGGCGAACTGACGCTCGCGGATTACCGCGAACTCGAGAAGGCCGTGACCGGCGGCCTCAAGACCGCGCCCAAGGTGCGGCTGCTGATGGATCTCGCGAAGATGTCCGGTTTCACCGTGGACGTGGCCTGGGAAGACATCCGCTTCACGCGCGCGCATGCACACGATTTCCGGCGCATCGCCGTGGTCACCGACAACCGGTGGCTCAGTTGGGTTGGCTGGTTGTCGGCGGCGTTCACCGACGCCGAGGTCGAAACCTTCGAGGCCATGGCGGACGCCGAGACCTGGCTCGCCGCCTAGAAACCTGGATTCACGGCGCCTTGCCCTGCTTCAGCGGCGCGGCGCGCGTCGCGACGTATTCGTTCATCGAGTTGGCGTAAACCTTCACGTTCTCGTAACCGAGGTTGCGCAGCGTCAGGTAGGCGTGCGCGGCACGGTGCCCCGAGCGGCAATAGGCGATCACCGGTACGTTCGGGTCGGCACCGACCTGTCCCAGACTTTTCTTCAGCACCGCCTCGTCGCGGCGCACGAAACCGTGATCGAAATCCACCGCCAGGTCCCAGGGCCAGAAGCGCGCGCCGGGAATGTGGCCGGTGCGTGGCTTCTTCGGTTCGCCGACGTATTC contains the following coding sequences:
- a CDS encoding rhodanese-like domain-containing protein, with translation EYVGEPKKPRTGHIPGARFWPWDLAVDFDHGFVRRDEAVLKKSLGQVGADPNVPVIAYCRSGHRAAHAYLTLRNLGYENVKVYANSMNEYVATRAAPLKQGKAP
- a CDS encoding STAS/SEC14 domain-containing protein, whose translation is MIVTEEQSDRLKVHVYGELTLADYRELEKAVTGGLKTAPKVRLLMDLAKMSGFTVDVAWEDIRFTRAHAHDFRRIAVVTDNRWLSWVGWLSAAFTDAEVETFEAMADAETWLAA